GGCGAAACCTGGGCGGGACTGAAGGACGGGCGCAGCGGGATCGACAAGATCACTGCCTTCGATGCCTCCGAGTTCCCCACCCGGATTGCCGGGGAAGTGAAGAACTTTGATCCGGCGCAGTACCTGCCGGTCAAGCGGCTGCGCCGGTCCTCCCGTGCTTCCCAGCTGGCAGTGGCGGCCTCACGCGAGGCGGTGGCCGACGCCGGACTGGGACCTTCGCTGGAAGACACCGACGCGGCCGTAATCATCAACAGTGCTGTCTCCGGGTATCCGGAAATCCAGTCCGCCACGGAAATCTTCCACCGTGACGGGCTGCGGCCCATCAGCCCCAGCTTCGTGGCGTCGTCGTTGACGAATATGCCGGCCTGCGAGGTGGCCATCGATCTGGTAGTTCACGGTCCCGTGAACGCCAGCGCCCTGGCCTGCGCCAGCGGCACCTCGGCCCTGCTCGAGGCACGCCGGACCCTGCTGGCCGGCGATGCGGATGTGGTGGTGGCCGGCGGAACCGATGCGGCCATAACGTCCGTGATGTTCGCCGGGCTCAGCGCGATGCGCGGATTGTCCCGGAACAACGATTCACCGCAGGAAGCCAGCCGTCCCTTCGATGCGGACCGGGACGGTTTTGTCTTCGCCGAGGGAGCCGTGGTGTGCGTGCTGGAACTGCTCAGCCATGCCCGTGCCCGCGGTGCCGAGGTGTACGCGGAGCTGCTGGGCGGCGCACTGACTTCCGATGCGTTCCACATTGTGGCTCCGGAACCCGGCGGACAGTATGCGGCCCAAGCCATCTGCCGCACCCTGGACCGGTCCCGCCTGAACCCCGAGGACGTGGACCTGATCTGCGCCCACGGAACCTCCACGCAGGCCAATGACCGGACCGAAACCAGAGCGCTGCACACCGCCTTCGGTGAGCATGCGCCGTCGCTTGCTGTCACGGCACCCAAGTCCATGACCGGCCACCTCATCGGTGCTGCGGGCACCCTCGGATCCCTGCTCTGCGTGATGGCCATCCGTGAAGGCGTCATTCCGCCCACGCTGAACTACACCACTGAAGACCCGGAGTGCGACCTGGACTATGTTCCCGGTGCTGCCCGCGAAGCACCGGTCCGCTATGCGCTCACAAACGCGTTCGGTTTCGGCGGGCAAAACGCCGTGGCGGCGTTTGGGTCGGTCTGAGGTGCGCCGGAGCGCTTACTCGCAGTAGGAGTCGAGCCCGGCCTCGTAAGCCTCCGGATAGAACTCGAGGGCCAGCTCGAATGTATCCTCACTCCACTCGGCGTCCCGGCCACTCCAGGCGGACGCCATGTACGCCGTACTGAACTCGGGTTCCAGGCGGGAGTTCCAGATGTTCCGTTTTACCGGTGACGGATGCAGCCAACGGTCCGGTTCGCCGGTGCAGGCGGCATCCCAGTACCCCACAAGATCTTCATAGACCATACCGACGGCCAGCCTTCTGCCGTTATCCTTCGCGGCCTCATCGAGAACCCAGTCGGTGTACTGCTGGGCATGCTCCCGCACGCCGGGATCCACGATTTGATCGGTCTCGCGCTTTTGCCTGTAGGCCGCCGTCCCGCGGTGGTCGATGACGGCTTTTCCCCCCACCCGGTCCAGGTAGGCCTGGACTTCCGGCGACATCATCACCGGGCTGTTCCAGAAGGCCTCGTAATCCTCCGCCGTCAGCTGCCCCGCGGCGTTGGGGTGCGTCTCCAAGGATTCCAGCAGCATATCTGCCTCATGGGTAACCGAGAACAGGAGGTTCATATCGCCCGGATGGCTGCTCTCCGGCGGTATCGGTAACTTGCAGAAACGGGGGAGGGCGGCTTCAAAGGCAGCCGGGTAGACCTTGGCCACCAGGCTGGTTGCCTGTCTTGTAGAGTCCTCCGATCCCAGCAGCGACAGGATTTGGGGCTGGGTGGTAGTCCAGTTTCGAATGGGATGCCCGTTGGCCTGGTAGGAGACGTCGTCCGTGTCCCAGCGGTGGCAGGTCTTTCTGGACAGCTGTGCCAAGTCGTCATAAACCGCACTCTTCGCACCCTGGACCGTGCCGTGTGAGACGAGCTCGGCTATCGCGTCCACGGCGGCTTGGGCGTTGGCACGTTTGGCTGGGTCTACGATCTGGTCCACGTTGTAGCCCATGTGCTTCACGTCCTCCTGGAGACGCGCCTTCCATCCCTCGTTGATGACGTCCAGCAGCGCAAGGGCCTCCGGGGTGTTCAGGGCAGGTTCAGCCCAGAAGGCCGCGTAGTCTTCCTCGCTGATGTCTGCGGGGAGCGGGTCCGACGCGTAATGCACAGTGCTGCGTGAGGTCACCACTACGTAGCCTTCCGCCCGGGAATCCTCGGCGGCCTCGGTATACGTTAAGTGCTCGACCCACAGATAGGCGGCAACAAGTGCAGCCGCCACAAAGAGGCTCACGACGATCTTCCGCAGCGGGATGACCCTGCGTTTCTGGGGCGGAGTCAGATAGTCGGGCAGCACGCTTGGATGTCCGCTCAACGTGCTGCCTCTCAGTAGGGGTTTGGTTCCCGCTGGGGAAGCCTACCGTACGGCCGAGGCAAGCTCCGGTTCGACGTCGGGCGTTGCTTCCTTCTCTGTCCGCCCGGCCCCCACGGCCTTCGCGGCCAGCCACACCGAGACGGCACCGAGGGCAAGTCCGGCGAACACGTCGAGGACGTAATGCCAGCCGAAGTAGACCGTGGCCAGGGTGGTCAGGAGGACGTAGATCCACATAACCCAGCGCGCCACCTTCGGCAGGCGGGTCAGGTGCGCCACCAATGCTGCCGTAAAGACGATGGATGTGTGCAGGGAAGCGAAGGCTGCAATGCCGTGGACCGCGTCGGTGGCTAGCGGATTCGCCAGCACTTCGATCCGGTTTTCGTACAGGCTGTCCTGCAGGCCGGAGACGGCGGTTTCCGGCAGGTCGCTGAACGGGGCGGCGTCGTAGTAGACCGGACCCAGGGACGGCAGGGCGTAGTAGCTGACGGTGCCGAGGATCCAGTTGAAGGACAGGGCTGTGGCATACCAGGCCCCGCGCTGCAGGTTGTTGGACCACACCAGCGCCGCAGCGAGCGAGACCGGAACGAAGACCATAAAAAGCATGTAGACGCCGGAGAGCAGGTCGGCGCTGAAACCGGTTCCCAGCAGTTCATGCAGGACGTCGCCGGGGTAGTTCCCTCCGGCCAGCCATTTGTCCGATTCCTCCAGCAGCCGGTCCGTCAGGTGGTCCTGCAGGAACGGCAGGAAGCTCTTGAGGTTCCGGTAGGACATGTACGCCAGGTAGAAGGTGATCAGTCCCGCCACGGCCACGGCCAGCCGGGGTCCGGACCAGCGCGTCCGCAGCACATCGGACGTGGCGGCTCCTACGCCGCCCAGCTCCCGGCGTCGAGCGAAGACCCGGGGCACGACGTCGGCGGCGATCATCAGGAGCACCATCAGCGGCAGGCGTACGTAACTCGGGCCCAGGAATCCTTCCGGATCCCGGACGGGCAGACCCGTCACGACGGCGGTCACCAGCATGACCACGGTAAAGATGACCGACACAATCAGGGGGACGCCGAAGAGGCGGCGCCAGGCAGGGCGGACGGAGCCGGCTTCGATAGTCATGAGATATTTTTATCCCACAATTGTCATAAACCTGTTATCGAGAGACCGCCACCCTCAGTATGCTTTCGATCACACAGGGGGCCTGTTTCCGCCGCCGTGGCCGGAAGCCGGAAGCCGGCGCTGGTAGTTGCCCGGTGGCCCTTCCCTTCCCTTCCGCGCAGCAGGCCGGACCGCTTCCGCTGGGCGGGCAGTCCGGCCTGTTCCGGGGATCTTGGTTGGGGGATTCAGTCCCTACTTGTTCAGGGCCGCATCCAGCTGTTCCTGGATGGCGCCGTAATCCACGGAGTCCAGCTCCAGCATCTTGTTATCGAGGATCAGCGAGGGGGTGCCGCGAAGCTGGAGGTCCTGGGCGTCCTCGAGGTCCCGGGCCACCCGGTCCTTAATGGCGTCCGACGTGTAATCGGCCTGGAACTTCTCCGTGTCCAGACCCAGGTCCTCCGCGTAGGAGACGAAGAGGTCATCGACGTCGCTCTCGTTCTTCCAGTCCTCCTGGTGCTCAAAGATGGACGCAGCCATCTCCTCCTGGGCGCCCTGTTCCGCGGCGGCTTCCACGGCCCGGGCAGCTGGCGCTGCGTTCTGGTGCTTGGGCAGCGGGTAGTTCCGCACGAGGATGCGGACATCATCTCCGTAATCGTTTTTGGCCTGCTGGATCAGCGTGTCCATCTGAGCGCAGTAGGGGCACTGGTAGTCCGTAAACAGCACCAGGGTGGCTTTGGGGTCTGCGGGGTCGGTGATTGCCCTCGCATCCGCGGGAGCCACCTGCTCCATGCGGTCAGCCGGGATGGAAGTTTCCGCCGACGGGCTTGCTTCTGCCGTGGCGGTGCCTCCCGACGATTCGGAATCCGACGCCGCACAGGAGACCAGGGTGCCGACTGCGAGCAGCCAGGCAATCAGCAGGGCGAGGATGCTCTTGCGCATAGTTCCTTCCGGTGAAGTGTCAGGGTTCGCGGTTCGGCGCGCTCTGAAGGCCTCCAACGGCGGTGCCAGCATGAAGTGATGGCTGCCGTGAGGCGATGTCCCACCCGTGAAGCGGTGTCCACCCGTGAGGCTCAGGCTGCGCCCACTATCTTTGATGCTCCCACCGGATTGGACCGTCCGGTAGCCTGCAATCCGGCATGGGTTTATATGCTTTTGATATGGCTCAGGCGTGGCCGAACCTTTCGGTGCTGGAACTGTTCGTTGCCGTGGTGGACGAGGGCAGCGTGGCTTCCGGGGCGCGGAAACTGGGCATGGCCCAGCCCAATGCGAGCCGGGCTATTGCCGAGTTGGAAGCGGATCTGAAGACTCCCCTGCTTGAGCGCAGCCCGCGCGGTTCGGCGCCGACGGCAATGGGACTTCTGCTGGCGGACTCGGCCCGGGAGCTGTTGGAGGCTGCGCGGCGCTTCAACAGTGTGGTGAGTTCCAGCCGTAGCGGAGAGACGTTGGAACTCCGAGTGGGTGCCAGCCTCACCATTGCGGACATGCTGTTGCCGGCCTGGCTTGCCGAACTGAAGCGCCGGCTGCCGCAGGCCCGCCTTGATATGCAGGTGGAGAACTCGGCGCAGGTCATTGAGGAAGTGCAGCGGGGCACCCTCCAACTGGGGTTTGTGGAGACTCCGAACCTTCCGGTGGGGCTGAACGCCCTGGTGGTCCGCGAGGACGAGCTGGTGGTGGTTGTTGGTCCGAATCACGAATGGGCCAACCGGACCCGGATCGGTTTGCAGGAACTGGCGGAAACCCCACTGGTGGTTCGGGAACCAGGGTCCGGTACCCGCGAGGCGCTCCAGGAGGTACTTGCCGGGTACGACGTCGTCGAGCCGGCCCAGGTGCTCAGCAGCAATGCTGCGGTACGGGTTGCTGTCGCTGCCGGAGCCGGCCCTGCCGTGTTGAGCGAACTGGTGGTTCGCGACCAGCTTGCCAGCGGGGAGCTGCTGCGGGTTCCCTTTGAAGGAGAGGGAATCAGCCGTCCCCTGACTGCCATCTGGTCCGGTCCGCGTCGACTGACCGGTGCCGCGGCCGAGCTTGTGGCCGTGGCTGCCGCGCGAACGTAGGTGCTTTCGGGTGGCGCGGGAGTCATTGACGCTAGAGTGCGATCCATGACATTGGGGGATGCCGCACCGAACGCGGTCCGCCGGCCGTGGGCGTTCGCCGCGGTGTGCGTGATGGTGGTGACCCTGCCGCCCATGATGTTTGCCTTAGGCGGCTCGGTGATCGGGCTGCTTCTGGCGTACATAGCCGTTTACCTCCTGATCGGGGTCTGCATCTTCGGCCCGGCTAGGAAGTTCCCGTCGCTGCGGCAGGCCGTGGGGTTCCTACTGCCGGGCGTTTTACTCACGCCCTTGGCGCTATTGGACCTGGGCTACTGGGCGGGCGGCTGGCTGCTCGGGCTCCCGGCATGGGGCCTGCTT
This genomic stretch from Arthrobacter sp. zg-Y1110 harbors:
- a CDS encoding phosphatase PAP2 family protein, encoding MTIEAGSVRPAWRRLFGVPLIVSVIFTVVMLVTAVVTGLPVRDPEGFLGPSYVRLPLMVLLMIAADVVPRVFARRRELGGVGAATSDVLRTRWSGPRLAVAVAGLITFYLAYMSYRNLKSFLPFLQDHLTDRLLEESDKWLAGGNYPGDVLHELLGTGFSADLLSGVYMLFMVFVPVSLAAALVWSNNLQRGAWYATALSFNWILGTVSYYALPSLGPVYYDAAPFSDLPETAVSGLQDSLYENRIEVLANPLATDAVHGIAAFASLHTSIVFTAALVAHLTRLPKVARWVMWIYVLLTTLATVYFGWHYVLDVFAGLALGAVSVWLAAKAVGAGRTEKEATPDVEPELASAVR
- a CDS encoding LysR family transcriptional regulator, with product MAQAWPNLSVLELFVAVVDEGSVASGARKLGMAQPNASRAIAELEADLKTPLLERSPRGSAPTAMGLLLADSARELLEAARRFNSVVSSSRSGETLELRVGASLTIADMLLPAWLAELKRRLPQARLDMQVENSAQVIEEVQRGTLQLGFVETPNLPVGLNALVVREDELVVVVGPNHEWANRTRIGLQELAETPLVVREPGSGTREALQEVLAGYDVVEPAQVLSSNAAVRVAVAAGAGPAVLSELVVRDQLASGELLRVPFEGEGISRPLTAIWSGPRRLTGAAAELVAVAAART
- a CDS encoding beta-ketoacyl synthase — encoded protein: MDERVVITGMGAVTPLGGTWGETWAGLKDGRSGIDKITAFDASEFPTRIAGEVKNFDPAQYLPVKRLRRSSRASQLAVAASREAVADAGLGPSLEDTDAAVIINSAVSGYPEIQSATEIFHRDGLRPISPSFVASSLTNMPACEVAIDLVVHGPVNASALACASGTSALLEARRTLLAGDADVVVAGGTDAAITSVMFAGLSAMRGLSRNNDSPQEASRPFDADRDGFVFAEGAVVCVLELLSHARARGAEVYAELLGGALTSDAFHIVAPEPGGQYAAQAICRTLDRSRLNPEDVDLICAHGTSTQANDRTETRALHTAFGEHAPSLAVTAPKSMTGHLIGAAGTLGSLLCVMAIREGVIPPTLNYTTEDPECDLDYVPGAAREAPVRYALTNAFGFGGQNAVAAFGSV
- a CDS encoding thioredoxin domain-containing protein; amino-acid sequence: MRKSILALLIAWLLAVGTLVSCAASDSESSGGTATAEASPSAETSIPADRMEQVAPADARAITDPADPKATLVLFTDYQCPYCAQMDTLIQQAKNDYGDDVRILVRNYPLPKHQNAAPAARAVEAAAEQGAQEEMAASIFEHQEDWKNESDVDDLFVSYAEDLGLDTEKFQADYTSDAIKDRVARDLEDAQDLQLRGTPSLILDNKMLELDSVDYGAIQEQLDAALNK